The following coding sequences lie in one Oryctolagus cuniculus chromosome 7, mOryCun1.1, whole genome shotgun sequence genomic window:
- the LOC100347914 gene encoding 3 beta-hydroxysteroid dehydrogenase/Delta 5-->4-isomerase codes for MAMSGWSCLVTGAGGFLGQRIVHLLVQEQGLQEIRILDKVFQPGVKEEFSKLQSKTKLTMLEGDILDEQCLNTACQGVSVVIHTACVIDVTGVIHRDTIIDVNLRGTQLLLQACVQASVLIFIYTSSVEVAGPNSYKEIIRNGHEAEHHESAWSAPYPYSKKLAEKSVLAANGYTLKNGGTLYTCALRPMYIYGEGSKFLAQMINNSLKNKGILISNGKFSIVNPVYVGNVAWAHILATRALRDPKKAPSIRGQFYYISDDTPHQSYDNLNYTLSQKWGLCLDPRPSLPLPLQYWLSFLLEVVSFLLTPIYKYRPPFNRHLVTISNSVFTFSYKKAQQDLGYEPLFSWEEAKQRTMEWIGSLVEQHRETLKTKTQ; via the exons ATGGCCATGTCTGGGTGGAGCTGCCTGGTGACAGGAGCAGGAGGGTTTCTGGGTCAGAggatcgtccacctgctggtccagGAGCAGGGACTGCAGGAGATCAGGATCCTGGACAAGGTCTTCCAACCAGGAGTGAAGGAGGAATTTTCAA AGCTCCAGAGCAAGACCAAGCTGACCATGCTGGAAGGAGACATTCTGGATGAACAGTGCCTCAACACAGCCTGCCAGGGAGTCTCTGTTGTCATCCACACTGCCTGTGTCATTGACGTCACAGGTGTCATTCACCGAGACACCATTATAGATGTCAATCTGAGAG GTACCCAGCTCCTGTTGCAGGCCTGTGTCCAAGCCAGTGTGCTGATCTTCATCTACACCAGCTCAGTGGAAGTAGCTGGACCCAACTCGTACAAGGAGATCATCAGGAATGGCCACGAGGCAGAACACCACGAAAGTGCATGGTCTGCTCCATACCCATACAGCAAAAAGTTGGCTGAGAAGTCAGTGCTGGCAGCCAATGGGTACACTCTTAAAAATGGCGGCACCTTGTACACTTGTGCCTTAAGGCCCATGTACATCtatggggaaggaagcaaatttCTTGCTCAAATGATAAATAACTCCCTGAAGAACAAAGGGATCCTGATAAGTAACGGCAAGTTCTCCATAGTCAACCCAGTCTATGTGGGCAACGTGGCATGGGCTCACATTCTGGCCACGAGGGCACTACGGGACCCCAAGAAGGCCCCGAGCATCCGAGGACAGTTCTACTACATCTCAGATGACACCCCTCACCAGAGCTATGACAACCTCAACTACACCCTGAGCCAAAAGTGGGGCCTCTGCCTGGATCCCAGACCGAGCCTCCCACTACCTCTGCAGTACTGGCTCAGCTTCCTACTGGAAGTAGTGAGCTTCCTGTTGACCCCAATTTACAAATATCGACCCCCCTTCAACCGCCACTTGGTGACAATATCCAACAGTGTGTTCACCTTCTCCTACAAGAAAGCTCAGCAAGATCTGGGGTATGAGCCCCTCTTCAGTTGGGAGGAAGCCAAACAGAGGACCATGGAGTGGATTGGTTCCCTGGTGGAACAGCACAGGGAGACCCTGAAGACCAAGACCCAGTGA